The Periophthalmus magnuspinnatus isolate fPerMag1 chromosome 12, fPerMag1.2.pri, whole genome shotgun sequence region attgtgtaatatcaGAACTTTAACTTGTTTAAACAGGAAATAAAGTTTAGATTGAACGCCACAAATATTTTTAGCCAAATCCACCGTGTTTTTATGTAcaacagaggtggaagaagtactctgttttgttacttaagtacagatactggagcaaaaaaaatacacaagtaaaagtatcacatgaaaaaaactaattaattaaaagtacctctttaaaatgtgaaaaattaaaagtatttcacacagattttgagtcttataaaacttcaaatgtggtgattttgataaatatttgagctgaattttgtttaacagaaacaactgaactgatcgttttttcctcattgtttttacttgtatattttagtttgagaTCTCgcacaatagtaaaaaaaaatactttcacttttcagtcctgttcaaatatgtagtggagtagaaagtacagatactgctctcaaatgtagtgaagtaaaagtaaaaagtaccaaaTACAATAAGATCTTTTACGTGGttttgaatgtgtgttttaCCTCCATCAACATAATGAGCCCCATGAAGAACGAGAACAGCACCACGAACGCCAGGAAAATCTCTCGGCGGTTTTTGCGTCGAAACACGGCCGGATACATGTCGACGATGGCCGTCACCAAACTCTCCACGCACACGAACTGAGACACGAGAGAAGACGGGTTCAACATGAAGACAGGACTTcagcaaaataacacaaaatacaacaactaAGAATCACTACAGGGCATTAGACTTAAGcagcagtggaagaagtactttgttacttaagtaaagcagaaaaaagtactcaagtaaactTAGAAgtaatgcttttacttaagtagattcttCCATGTGATAAAGTATccgtaaaaatgtacttaaagggggaaaagtaaaagtatttcatcttATTAGCTTATAAACTTAATGTTATTTTTCtatcagtttttatttgtatgattttatttttgctcaaattatcaacgtgttaaaaataaaccctcagactataataaaaaatacttttacttttcagtcctgttcaaaaatatagtggagtagaaagtacagatactgctctcaaatgtagggaagaaaaagtaaaaaatattaactttaaaatttagttaagtaaagtacagatacctgaagaagaaaataaataaatgtactttactacttttactttgttatgtacCACTAAACTATTGATAAACCATTTGTTCAATATAAATTAAGCCTTTCTTCATGATTAATTAAGGCTAagtaaggtgtagttattatacagtgtaactaaacactgcaaaacacagtaaaacctcacacacacagaacaaacagtATGTGCTTTGGTGTCAAACTTGAAACCCTGTGGTTGATGGGCAAACGCTTAGCCACTGCCCCACACTTAGATGTAAATAAACGTGAGCGTCTCGTGTTTACCTGACTGTCCAGACCCAAAAACACGATCATGACGAAAAAGAGCGTGgcccagagaggagagaacggCATCATGGTCACAGCTCGAGGATACGCAATGAACGCCAGACCTGGACCTGCGGGAAAACaaccagagaagaagagagagtttACACGTGAAAACaaccagagaagaagagaaagttTACACGTGAAAACaaccagagaagaagagagagtttACACGAGAAAACAacgagagaagaagagaaggttTATACGTGAAAACAacgagagaagaagagagagtttACACGTGAAAACaaccagagaagaagagaaagttTACACGTGAAAACaaccagagaagaagagagagtttACACATGAAAACAACCAGAGAAGAGAAACTTTACATGTGAAAACaaccagagaagaagagaaactttacacatgaaaacaaccagagaagaagagaaactttacataagaaaacaaccagagaagaagagaaagttTATACGTGAAAGCAacgagagaagaagagaaactTTACACGAGAAAACAACCAAAGAAGAAGAGAAACTTTACACGAGAAAACAACGAGAGAAGAGAAAGTTTACATAAGAAAACAACGAGAGAAGAAGGGAAACTTTACACGTGAAAACaaccagagaagaagagaaactTTACACGTGATAACaaccagagaagaagagaaagttTACACGTGAAAACaaccagagaagaagagaaagttTACATAAGAAAACAACAAGAGAAGAAGGGAAACTTTACACGAGAAAGCAacgagagaagaagagaaactTTACACGTGAAAACaaccagagaagaagagaaactTTACACGTGAAAACAACCAGAGAAGAGAAACTTTACACGAGAAAACAACCAGAGAAGAGAAACTTTACACGTGAAAACaaccagagaagaagagaaactTTACAAGTGAAAACAACCAGAGAAGAGAAACTTTACATGTGAAAACaaccagagaagaagagaaactttacataagaaaacaacaagagaagaagagaaactTTACACGTGAAAACAACCAGAGAAGAGAAACTTTACACGTGAAAACaaccagagaagaagagaaattttactgtcacacaatggggaaattccagtctTGCAGCATAAAGTTTAACAACAGTGGGAcgcaataaataaaagataaacaaCGTTCAAAAATAGACTTCTAACACTTTAACTAATCAAATGaactggctctgtgcacaacatcACTCTACCTCACTGTTTTTAGCgttactacttcctgttagcgtcactacttcctgatagcgtcactacttcctgatagcgtcactacttcctgttagcgtcactacttcttgtccagttttatctctatgaggtttttgcagcatcacactaaaataaataaatatttaaagatgaggcagtggacagagagctgttaaccactacacaaataaaattaatacttcaccagagacacttctgatgtttgtgtctcaatgctaacgctaatgcaaattttgaggcataataaaactgaagtattatacatgtaaaaataattgagtagtttttattttaattcatttgatttaaaaaggttgagttagcattagctttgagacaccatGAGCCAACTGCTGTGCATAGAGCcataaaatactttgaaaaggaGTTAAGGcgtacaaataatacaaaaataaaatacaacactgtaagtagagtaaaaatataaaggtgtaaaagtattctgaaCAATGAGTGTGTAGTACATAGCACACAGGTAAATAAAGTGACTCCAGAGTGATTCACATtatgacacacagacagacatatATTATAATGATCTACaaacaatataattaaaaaaacaaaaaacttaccAGACTCTGCCACCTCAGAAATAGGCACGTTCTGTTCATACGCCATAAAACCCAGGATGGAGAAAATGGCAAAACCAGCAACAAAACTGGTGCCACTGTTCAGAAAACACAAGGACAAGCAGTCTCTgcaacacacacgcacgcacgcacgcacacacacacccccacacacaaacacacacgcacacacacacacacacacacacacacacacacaagggtCTTTAGTCTACACTATGGACTATTAGAACAATATTGTAACAAGATCACAGacgcagaggtggaagaagtactcagttttgttacttgagtaaaagtacagatactggagcaaaaatactcaagtaaaagtatcacatgaaaaaatctgcaaggcaagtttatctttAACACtgtttccccatgtttagtcctggcttagtcctgccttagtcctggcttagtcctggcttagtcctggcttagtcctggcttagtcctggcttagtcctggcttagtcctggcttagtcctggcttagtcctggcttagtcctggcttagtcctggcttagtcctggcttagtcctggcttagtcctggcttagtcctggcttagtcctggcttagtcctgccttagtcctggcttagtcctggcttagtcctggcttagtcctggcttagtcctggcttagtcctggcttagtcctggcttagtcctggcttagtcctggcttagtcctggcttagtcctgccttagtcctgccttagtcctggcttagtcctggcttagtcctggcttagtcctggcttagtcctgccttagtcctggcttagtcctgccttagtcctggctctgggaccagcaggaggctggtctctgaagtcctcagagtgtgagatggttcatatggcactaccATGTCTgctctgcttaagtaaaagtattaaaatacctgtttaaaaatgtacttaagtaaagtacagataccagtaCTTAGAATGTACACATAAGTACATTACTTTACTATTTATACTTGGTTATGTTGCACCACTGCAGAAGTGTTGTGCATAGTTTGGACATTTGGAGGGTTAAATTAGTAGAGGCTAGTAGCTACGAGGTCAAAGGTTATGTTTGTGATCTATAAATACACAACTCTACATAGAAGTGTGTGGTTTGAGCCAAAAACTCTGAGCTTTACGTGATGGGGCTTTCAAGACAAGACAAAGTAGTACAAAGACAAGAAGTGACTAAGTTTGAGTAAGTTTGAGTAAGTTTGAGTAAGTTTGAGTAAGTTTGACTAAGTTTGAGTAAGTTTGAGCATGTGTCTCCAGGAGGTTAGACTCACTggccaaacgagccttaagacagaacagaacatccagaacactgctgctcgggtcaggactagaaccaggaagaacGAGCACAAAACACCCACATGtcagagccacatgaaccatctcacactctgaggactaaacccggactaaacccggactaaacccagactaaacccagactaaacggGGAATTAGTGTTTCaattttgtgcagtttaaacctggaacattcttcctgaagatgtgactcagacctcgactttgacaaagtttaaatccagactcaaacggttctgtttatctgtgaatgtgactgaaagggttttattctgcctcttctgttttaatgttaattttatgatgattatttatgttttaatttgttgtatttagattttaatgtctttcttattctgtaaaacacttatATAACACATAAACTCGCCTTGTCTTTTTGTCAGAATTCCATATTAAAGTTTTGTAAATAACCCCAGGGCCTTGTTATcaggttttgtttcagtttaggATCAACATTAAAGCCTTATGTAgggttatggttaaggttagaccCAAGATGAGAGTAGAGATTATGGATTTActttcaaaaaatacattttaaaggcgAGAAAATGGCTGTGGGAAGGTAGGTACGCTCCAGTAGAACATGATGACTGTTGCAATGAATATAtatcaatataataataaaggaatATCTCATGTAATCGACCGTCGCAGTGTTTACCTGTAGCAGTTATTGTTGTACTTGTTGTAGCTCCCCAGTGCAGTCAGAGATCCCAAACAAATGGCATAAGAGAAAAAGATCTGAGTGCCAGCGTCCATCCACACCTGAAACGAAACGAAAAGTTAAAGGCCCCGTATGACGccatttctgatctgttctaacgtcgtttcctcgtcacaaacggacctggagttttgtttttttttgtttcattcacacgttttaacacacaaaccctgcgtatttaaaCTGTAGTCttttctcaaacggaaaacacacAGGAAAATGGAGCtggttagcttgaaaactaccacttcatgacatcacaaggtggaacggggcattttgagctttggagatgcagacagactaattaaaacgtggcttaaatctcacagaAATCCATTTTGTGCGACACCGGAGGAGATTTAACCACTGAAAGCACGTTTGAATCATTGTTTACATTGTACAGTTCACGTGCTAGGTGCTAACACGCTAATTATTGACTTTCGTGAAGGGAAAATACTACGGGAGGGCATCGGTTAAGAATCAAACCTGGCACATGTGAAGAATGCTTTATGGTTGACTGATTTGTAGCACTTTGAggtaaagagtgagagaaggactcGTGACTCGACTCGTGTCTCCTGGAGCCTCGTTCTGCTTTTTCACGGGGAACAGATGAACTAAACAGGAAACGACAGGACCCTTACCCACATAGTACAAAtgggaaatataaaaataaatggataataCTACAATTTTTGGAGATATGCAGAATTAGAATGTTAGAATTATGAAGTATGTTGTTGaaaatttgtaaaaatattataaatgacAGGATAAaaaaattgttgttgttgtttaaaaaatataaaatgtacagagacgatgataataataacaataataaataaaaaaaaataaaaatacataaaaaataaataaataaatacaaataaatgaatgaatgaatgaattaaaatatttataatgcactcttcattccATAGAATCTCAGACTGCTACAATAAATcataaatggtcacttttttatgtaaaactttttcacttttcagtcactcaaagcactttatatcatgGAACCACTCAAACAGAGGTGtgtttgtggttatttttatgATCTATTGATGTTTTGTGCTAAACTTGACCTTAAACAAAGACAATTACgggcacattttagcactttCCTGAAGCGTTGTGAAAATATGGCCGTTATCCTAATCAAGATAATGCTAAAACATATAAAAGATTTTAATTTTGTCCATATCATGCGCCCTTACGCCCACATTTAGCAGGACAAATACTGGtttgaatcatagactgtatacataaatggacatagctaacctgttagccgccgcgctccaaacaggaagcgatcatgggctgcacttccggctccaattcaccttATATTTGAAAATTAGCAAACTGTCGCCCCCTCTATCGCCTGTAGCAGCactcagactatggaacagcgccctctgcctgtcagatcctctcagtctttaacacagtttaagaaaagactgaaaacccccctcttctccctggtatttaacactagctactcaggatatacaggtgttttGTGGTTcgtattaagttgtttttaaatgtgctgtataaataaagtcgaacggaataaataaatataaatatcgACCAAATTAAAATGGCACCTGGGGGTCGGCCAGTCGTCCCAAATCCGGATAAAGGTAGAACTGGATCCCGATGGCAGCTCCAGGCAGAGTGAGACCTCGGATCAGCAGCACGATCAGCATCACGTATGGAAATGTGGCAGTGAAGTAGACGACCTGGAACGAAAAAGAGAGgtgtgcaaaaaataaataaaggtaatgacattataacatggatgaAAGCaaataagaatacattttgtggaatacagaacctttaaggTCATAGgtcatggacatagctaacctgctagccaccacgttctaaataagtgatcatggacgcacttccggctctatcgactcgtcattttggtcttaaatgttcgtattaacccactctacatgatcctggggttaatttttgagtttattttttaagtttattttgttttttgtttagttattgttttgtttttgttatttttatgatgtactttttgattatttttaaggttgttgtttttttgtttattttctttttttaaaacttgctctacatgatcctggggttgatttttgagtttatttaaaattattattattattatttttttagttatttttattataattttttataagttattttccccttttttgttgatttagtttatttttttagttgtttttagttatttattttggttattttgagtgtattttttttgtcattttggtcttaaatgttcgtattaaccctctacatgatcctggggtttttatttcactattgtgtctgtaaaatcaagatatgaacattaataacagacaaatcaggcgccttcttctcctgaggtcactcctgttagcgttagcaacaggtttgattgacagcgttgctaagcgctcgctccctgctaaacaagTGGTGTGGTCAGGAATGGgcgttacctccaacagcctcgctcctgattggctctttggttgctatgatactcgtggtcgcaATTCCAAacatgcaacttggctccaaattagccgctataaccgctctagcctcgacgagcttcagttgactggagccgaacgtcgtgggtctttatacagtctctggttttaactttctgtttccaagGAATCATTCAGgtgccacctccaaaaagttgcACCGTGTTgctttaataattaattaaactgAAAACGCGACTGCAATTGAAATAAATCCCAATAATAAAGTGATACGGCCACGATTTTCTTTCCGATCAAACAAAACGAACGCTGTATTTTAAAAGTATCTGGGACGACATACTTTTCCTGTGGATTTGACCCCTTTCCAGATGCAGAAGTAGCACATGATCCAAGCGACGAGCAGACACAGAGCCAGGTCCCAGTTCAGAGACCCCATGTGGTCCAGGCCGGAGGAAATCCTCAGAGCTCTCCTCctgcaaaaacataaataataaacacacattCGTAGTGGATCAGTTTAACAGTTTGTAGACTCTTTTGGTCTCGACAATAATCAACACAACGCTGAGTTTTAAGAGGTTAAACTCTAATGATCATGATCTAAAGTTGGTTGAAATTTCAGCTCTAGAATCCAATGAAAACTCACTCCCAAAACTCGATGACTGGCGATGTGGCGTTGACGTAGAAGGTTTGATTGGCCGATGAGTTTCCTCTCTGTAACTCCATACAGtttgctgaaaaaaatgaaacttataatGTTTTTGGTGAACCCTGATCAACCCTGAAAACCCGCAAATCTCTAAAATAAGCTTGTTGGACCTGGATGTTgaataatgtgttttgtattttattattggtTCCGTTTTGTTCTGTAGTTATTTGAAGGATAAATAGCAGAAATGTTCACTTTGTTTTAAGgctacgcacacacatacactgtttatataaatggacatagctaacctgctagccgtcgcgttcccaacaggaaatgatcatggaTGCACTTCCGGCTCAATtccctttctattgaaaaactcgtCCCTGTTTCTGTACCTGTTACTTCAGACTTGCCATTTAGGTCTTAaaagttcatattaaccctctacatgatcctagtgtttttatttcactattttgtccgtaaaccaagatatgaactttaataacagacaaataaggcgctttctttcccagaggttgctcccgatagcgttagcaacaggtttgattgacagcgttgctaagggcctgctccctgctaaaccagtggtgcaggcggaaaggggcgttaccttcaacagcctcgctccggattggctctttggttgctatgacattcacggtcagaattcctaacgtggaactcgactccaaattagccgctataactgctagccacaTGGGGACTAAATGCAGAGTCTAGACCGgggttaaactaggactagaacgagactaaaccaagtgAAAACACAGCcctaaacacataaataaacagtataGAACGATAACAATACTATAACAGTCCCTTCCTCACCTGTGTTCCAAGTGTTGTTGCACGAAGACCACGGCAGGTCCCAGGAGAAGGAGAAGTACAGGTAGAAAATGCCCCAAGCCAGAACAATGATGTAATAAAAGTTGAGCAGAGTCACGATGACCTGTGTCCCGTATCCCAGACCTGCAGAGCCAAAAGGAGCGTGAATACTTTTAAATCCACGAGTCGATTCAGCTGTGACGTGGACAGACCTTCAAACAGGGGGCTGATCTTCCTCCAGCAGGTGATCCCGCCCTCACTGGTGAACTGACCCAGCGCCACCTCCAGGAAGAAGACGGGAACGCCGCACGTGAACAGGAAAATGAGGTACGGGATAAGGAACGCGCCTGCACACAGAATTAAGTagaaaggtggaaaagtgttgtgtaaaaatgtgactttttaaccattttaccAGTGGATTTATACAGACTCCACGATCGTACGGAGTGGGGgtcaatgtgggtgaagtgtcttgcccaaggacacaatggcagcatgttctagagcaggggtgtcaaacttattttcaccgaaggccacatcaacaaaatggttgctctcagggccagatgtaactttaagataaatgtcacaacgttttaatcttgttaattgaCTGTTTCTATTTCCGTTCTATTTATTACATATTCAAGTTGAAAATAtcacatatggatttgcatagacatgaaaaaatggctgtttaactgtatctcctgataaactgacattttaagacagtcataccttttaatttactttatcgcgggccacataaaatgacgtggcgggccgaatttggcccacgggcctcgagtttgacaccTGTGTTCTAGAGTCACTACTGTCAtcttaaagaggcactatgtaactgtgtGAGAgagggtccgctacctgctCTTATTATtgtgcctagaatgtttcacagtatggagaaaagcagaacaaggtacaggtcagatctgtgaacagGCAAGCCCATTCGCAAAAAGAATGGATGTTTTCGGTGTATTTTTTTACCTTGAGATAATTATAATAAGTGTGATATTTTAAAGGGGCCGTATTAcgcttttctgatctgttctaatgtcgtttcctcgtcccAAACAGACcttgaattgtgttttttttgtttcattcacacatgtttaacacacaaaccctgcacatttaggcttttgagttcttctctcaaactgaactgactctgttccaccttgtgatgtcatcatgtggtgatacaggaagtgctccgctgtgtttttaaactccgcacaccttcatttctagaatcatttggatcatttcagtcctggaattgccgcttatctcgactgaactaaaggtaaaaggaggaggagttaacttgaaaactaccacttgatgacatcacaaggtggaacagagcgttttgagctttggagatgttacagactaataataaagtgtgactcaaacatgtgtgaatgaaacaaaacacaactccaggtccgtttttg contains the following coding sequences:
- the LOC117379315 gene encoding sodium- and chloride-dependent GABA transporter 2-like, producing the protein MEERGQWSNKMEFVLSVAGSIIGLGNMWRFPYLCYKNGGGAFLIPYLIFLFTCGVPVFFLEVALGQFTSEGGITCWRKISPLFEGLGYGTQVIVTLLNFYYIIVLAWGIFYLYFSFSWDLPWSSCNNTWNTANCMELQRGNSSANQTFYVNATSPVIEFWERRALRISSGLDHMGSLNWDLALCLLVAWIMCYFCIWKGVKSTGKVVYFTATFPYVMLIVLLIRGLTLPGAAIGIQFYLYPDLGRLADPQVWMDAGTQIFFSYAICLGSLTALGSYNKYNNNCYRDCLSLCFLNSGTSFVAGFAIFSILGFMAYEQNVPISEVAESGPGLAFIAYPRAVTMMPFSPLWATLFFVMIVFLGLDSQFVCVESLVTAIVDMYPAVFRRKNRREIFLAFVVLFSFFMGLIMLMEGGMYVFQLFDYYAASGMCLLFMSIFETVCIAWAYGADRFYDNIEDMIGYRPGPYIKYCWLFLTPATCIGTFAFSLIKYTPLKYNNEYVYPWWGYVIGWLLALSSMICIPLWMVYKLSTTQGTLRERIQLLITPSDDLPKTKREQEKLLVIFAPEDVVSKNGYVPVSETDSNL